In a genomic window of Penaeus vannamei isolate JL-2024 chromosome 38, ASM4276789v1, whole genome shotgun sequence:
- the LOC138859811 gene encoding protein piccolo-like yields the protein MAKKKAKKKTAKKPKKKKRELILRESSLSQGSNSGAALRRPVPLITLVQTETTCDDPQAERPRRRDPRWTTQHQYGQTGTTPRRNDPAGTTPDGRLSTSMAKQERPPGRTTPPARPQMDDSAPVWPNGNDPAGTTPDGRLSTSMAKQERPPGRTTPDGRLSTSMAKRERPRRRDPRWTTQHQYGQTGTTPPARPQMDDSAPVWPNRNDPQAERPHWHDPKWTTQHVSGFSRRPHQNGQIGPVSRQNDPAGTTQEGGSCLDSSTKTTSKERLSQHGVASTTTAAGPPENGPLKQKAKKKAKKKKKKTAKKPKKKKRELIFEEDGEEEEAEEEEDGEEEEEAEEEEDGEEEEGEEDSEEVEEEKARPHIARKFP from the exons atggcgaagaagaaggcgaagaagaagacagcgaagaagccgaagaagaaaaagcgagaactcATATTGCGAGAAAGTTCCCTTAGCCAAGGCAGCAATTCCGGGGCTGCATTACGCCGGCCCGTCCCGCTGATTACCCTCGTTCAG ACCGAGACGACCTGCGACGACCCCCAGGCGGAACGACCCCGCCGGCGCGACCCCAGATGGACGACTCAGCACCAGTATGGCCAAACGGGAACGACCCCCAGGCGGAACGACCCCGCCGGCACGACCCCAGATGGACGACTCAGCACCAGTATGGCCAAACAGGAACGACCCCCAGGCAGGACGACCCCGCCGGCACGACCCCAGATGGACGACTCAGCACCAGTATGGCCAAACGGGAACGACCCCGCCGGCACGACCCCAGATGGACGACTCAGCACCAGTATGGCCAAACAGGAACGACCCCCAGGCAGAACGACCCCAGATGGACGACTCAGCACCAGTATGGCCAAACGGGAACGACCCCGCCGGCGCGACCCCAGATGGACGACTCAGCACCAGTATGGCCAAACGGGAACGACCCCGCCGGCACGACCCCAGATGGACGACTCAGCACCAGTATGGCCAAACAGGAACGACCCCCAGGCAGAGCGACCCCACTGGCACGACCCCAAATGGACGACTCAGCATGTTTCTGGTTTCTCAAGACGACCCCATCAGAATGGCCAAATAGGACCGGTATCCAGGCAGAACGACCCCGCCGGCACGACCCAAGAAGGAGGATCCTGTCTAGATAGCTCCACTAAAACGACCTCCAAAGAACGACTTAGTCAGCACGGCGTCGCGAGTACGACCACCGCAGCAGGGCCTCCGGAGAACGGACCCCTGAagcagaaggcgaagaagaaggcgaagaagaagaagaagaagacagcgaagaagccgaagaagaaaaagcgagaactcATATTCgaagaagatggcgaagaagaagaagcagaagaggaagaagatggcgaagaagaagaagaagcagaagaggaagaagatggcgaagaagaagaaggcgaagaagacagcgaagaagtcgaagaagaaaaagcgagaccTCATATTGCGAGAAAGTTCCCTTAG
- the LOC138859812 gene encoding TRIO and F-actin-binding protein-like has translation MPRPRRPATTPRRNDPAGTTPDGRLSTGMAKRERPPGRTIPDGRLSTILVSQDDPTRMAKQERPPGRATPPARPQMDDSAPVWPNGNDPAGTTPDGRLSTGMAKQERSRRHDPRWTTQHDSGFSRRPHQNGQTRTVSRQNDPASTTQEGRSCLDSSTKTTSKERLSQHGVASTTTSAGNPENGPLKQKRKKKAKKKKPRQQFRGCITPARPADYPRSGIIRRASLIVAFMPRPRRPATTPRRNDPPGTTPDGRLSTSMAKQERPPRRHDPRWTTQHRYGQTGTTPRRNDPAGTTPDGRLSTILVCRDDPTRTAKQERYPGGTTPPARPQMDDSAPVWPNRNDPRWTTQHQYGQTGTTPRQNDPAGTTPDGRLSTSMAKQERPPGRTTPPARPQMDDSAPVWPNGNDPAGTTPDGRLSTSMAKQERPPGRTTPPARPRWTTQHDSGLPRRPHQNGQTGTVFRQNDPASTTQEGGSCLDSSTKTTSKERLSQHGVASTTTAAGPPENGPLKQKRKKKPRQQFRGCITPARPADYPRSGIIRRASLIVAFMPRPRRPATTPRRNDPAGTTPDGRLGTSMAKQARPRRHDPRWTTQHQYGQTGTTPRQNDPRWTTQHQYGQTGTTPPARPQMDDSAPVWPNGNDPAGTTPDGRLSTSMAKQERPPGRTTPPARPQMDDSARFWFAKTTPPEWPHRNERLSQHGVASTTTAAGPPENGPLKQKRKKKAKRKKTAKKPNKKKRELIFEEEDGEEEEAEEEEDGEEEEAEEEEDGEEEEDSEEAEEEKARTHIRRRWRRRRSRRGRRSIRSRRRKSENSYCEEVPLAKAAIPGLHYAGPSR, from the exons ATGCCGAGACCGAGACGACCTGCGACGACCCCCAGGCGGAACGACCCCGCCGGCACGACCCCAGATGGACGACTCAGCACCGGTATGGCCAAACGGGAACGACCCCCAGGCAGAACGATCCCAGATGGACGACTCAGCACGATTCTGGTTTCTCAAGACGACCCCACCAGAATGGCCAAACAGGAACGACCCCCAGGCAGAGCGACCCCGCCGGCACGACCCCAGATGGACGACTCAGCACCAGTATGGCCAAACGGGAACGACCCCGCCGGTACGACCCCAGATGGACGACTCAGCACCGGTATGGCCAAACAGGAACGATCCCGGCGGCACGACCCCAGATGGACGACTCAGCACGATTCTGGTTTCTCAAGACGACCCCACCAGAATGGCCAAACAAGAACGGTATCCAGGCAGAACGACCCCGCCAGCACGACCCAAGAAGGAAGATCCTGTCTAGATAGCTCCACTAAAACGACCTCTAAAGAACGACTTAGTCAGCACGGCGTCGCGAGTACGACCACCTCAGCAGGAAACCCGGAGAACGGACCcctgaagcagaagaggaagaagaaggcgaagaagaagaag CCAAGGCAGCAATTCCGGGGCTGCATTACGCCGGCCCGTCCCGCTGATTACCCTCGTTCAGGCATAATTAGGCGCGCTTCTCTGATCGTCGCTTTCATGCCGAGACCGAGACGACCTGCGACGACCCCCAGGCGGAACGACCCCCCCGGCACGACCCCAGATGGACGACTCAGCACCAGTATGGCCAAACAGGAACGACCCCCCCGCCGGCACGACCCCAGATGGACGACTCAGCACCGGTATGGCCAAACGGGAACGACCCCCAGGCGGAACGACCCCGCCGGCACGACCCCAGATGGACGACTCAGCACGATTCTGGTTTGTCGAGACGACCCCACCAGAACGGCGAAACAGGAACGGTATCCAGGCGGAACGACCCCGCCGGCACGACCCCAAATGGACGACTCAGCACCAGTATGGCCAAACAGGAACGACCCCAGATGGACGACTCAGCACCAGTATGGCCAAACAGGAACGACCCCCAGGCAGAACGACCCCGCCGGCACGACCCCAGATGGACGACTCAGCACCAGTATGGCCAAACAGGAACGACCTCCAGGCAGAACGACCCCGCCGGCACGACCCCAGATGGACGACTCAGCACCAGTATGGCCAAACGGGAACGACCCCGCCGGCACGACCCCAGATGGACGACTCAGCACCAGTATGGCCAAACAGGAACGACCCCCAGGTAGAACGACCCCGCCGGCACGACCCAGGTGGACGACTCAGCACGATTCTGGTTTGCCAAGACGACCCCACCAGAATGGCCAAACAGGAACGGTATTCAGGCAGAACGACCCCGCCAGCACGACCCAAGAAGGAGGATCCTGTCTAGATAGCTCCACTAAAACGACCTCTAAAGAACGACTTAGTCAGCACGGCGTCGCGAGTACGACCACCGCAGCAGGGCCTCCGGAGAACGGACCcctgaagcagaagaggaagaagaag CCAAGGCAGCAATTCCGGGGCTGCATTACGCCGGCCCGTCCCGCTGATTACCCTCGTTCAGGCATAATTAGGCGCGCTTCTCTGATCGTCGCTTTCATGCCGAGACCGAGACGACCTGCGACGACCCCCAGGCGGAACGACCCCGCCGGCACGACCCCAGATGGACGGCTCGGCACCAGTATGGCCAAACAGGCACGACCCCGCCGGCACGACCCCAGATGGACGACTCAGCACCAGTATGGCCAAACAGGAACGACCCCCAGGCAGAACGACCCCAGATGGACGACTCAGCACCAGTATGGCCAAACGGGAACGACCCCGCCGGCACGACCCCAGATGGACGACTCAGCACCAGTATGGCCAAACGGGAACGACCCCGCCGGCACGACCCCAGATGGACGACTCAGCACCAGTATGGCCAAACAGGAACGACCCCCAGGTAGAACGACCCCGCCGGCACGACCCCAGATGGACGACTCAGCACGATTCTGGTTTGCCAAGACGACCCCACCAGAATGGCCACACAGGAACG AACGACTTAGTCAGCACGGCGTCGCGAGTACGACCACCGCAGCAGGGCCTCCGGAGAACGGACCcctgaagcagaagaggaagaagaaggcgaagaggaagaagacagcgAAGAAGCCGAATAAGAAAAAGCGAGAACTCATATTCGAAgaagaagatggcgaagaagaagaagcagaagaggaagaagatggcgaagaagaagaagcagaagaggaagaagatggcgaagaagaagaagacagcgaagaagccgaagaagaaaaagcgagaactcATATTCgaagaagatggcgaagaagaagaagcagaagaggaagaagaagcataagaagccgaagaagaaaaagcgagaactcATATTGCGAGGAAGTTCCCTTAGCCAAGGCAGCAATTCCGGGGCTGCATTACGCCGGCCCGTCCCGCTGA